AGGAATCTTCTCTTCAATCTCTCATAGGATGTCATGAGATGTTCTGAAATGACTCTCGTTTCCCCTGTAACAGCCATGAAGTTGGTGTCTCCGAACCAGCGCGGCACCATGTGCACGTGGATATGCTCCTCCAGTCCCGCCCCCGCGGCCCGGCCGACATTGATGCCGATGTTGATCCCCTCGACGTTGAACTCCTCCTTGTAGACTTTTACCATTATCCTTACAAGGCGCATGATGTCGAGGGATTCCTCGTCGGTAAGGTCTTCCGCCAGCCCGGTATGGCGGACGGGCACGACCATGACATGACCGTTCGTATAGGGGAAACGGTTCATAATGACGAAGGCCGTCCCAAGTCTGCCTATTACGAGGGACTCCTCATCCTGCCCTTCCTCGATGCAAAGAAAACACTTCCTTTCCCCCGGTTTCTTCGTACCTGTGATATATTCCATTCTCCAGGGAGCCCAAACTCTATCCATATCAATTCCTCATGAACATATAGTCTCGCCAGTACTCGGGCGGCACCTTTACGCCAAGGTTCAGCATGAACAGATAGAACCCGTTGGGTCGCGAAGGTCTCTTCTTTGGATGCATCTTCACCTCGTCAGCCAGCTTGTCGCCTTTCTTCAGGTTGCAGCTGATGCAGGAGGTAACAATATTTGTCCATTCCGTCACCCCTCCCCGTGACCTTGGGACGAGATGGTCGCAGGTGAGATGCTTTGCATCGAACTTCTCCCCGCAATACTGACAGGTGTGGTTATCACGAAGAAAAACGTTTCTGCGGGAAAACTTCACTTTTGCGTGGTTGCTTCGGACGAGCGTAAGAAGGCGTATGACGGCGGGCTGACGTATAGTTATGGAAACGCCGCGGATCTCCCGGTCATACTCCTTAAGGACTTCAACTTTTCCGAGGTAGACAAGCGTTATGGCCTTCTTCCATGACAAAACGCTTATGGGTTCGAATGTCGTGTTAAGCAGGAGGGTTCGGTCCATTTAATCATTTGAAAAATAACCCGTTTTGACCTCTAATGTCAAGGTTTCAGATGCTTACAGGCCAGTCCTGGCTTCCATTATCCTCATTACGTGGAGGACCAGATTGTACCGTTCCCGGATATCAAGGTCGAAATAGAACCGGCTGCCCATAAGCGCTCTGACGATCTCTTTCAGTCTTTCCGCCTTCATCACATCCTCCTGAAAAGGATTGTCGGATGGAAACGAAAAGGCTAAAGGAACGGGTAATGCGACCCATCTTCCATCACCCGTTTTTTTCTGGTCTTTCGCCGGGTTCTGTGGTAAATATGGACAAAATACTTAAACTGGAGGGAGTCAGGAAAAATGCCAGTCTTCGACGAAAATGGAAATCAGGTCAACACTCAGGAAGAATTTCCCAAAATGGCAGACCCGGAGGAAGCGGGCGGTAGTTTCCCGCAGCCTTCGAAGAAAACATTTCCGATCTTTTCGGCAGTCCTGGGAATAATCGCTCTTGTCTTCCTGGTCGTGGCCGTCGTCTTCTTTCTGAAGGCCAACACCCTCGAGCAGGAGGTGGAGATCCTGAAGAAAGCCAAGACACAGCTTGCGACGACCGAGACAAGGCTTCAGGACATGATGAAGGAAAATCAGAAGGTCAAGGCCGAGTTGAGCCAGGCAAAGGGCGAACTCGACAACGCGAAGGCGAGAAACCAGGCGTTGGAGAACCAGCTTGCAAAGAAGAAGACTCCCCCGGCTGCGAAGAAAACGTCGGCGCAGAAGGGCAAGAAGCCTGCAGTAAAGAAGCCGTAACCATCATACGAAAGGATACGAAACGGATCCGGCCTGGCAAACCCGCCTCGCCGGATCGTTCTTTAGCCAGGAATTGCCCCTGAAGGCTCAGGCGGGGTTCATCATTCGCTCGCGCCGTCTTTGACAAAAAAAGTAATTGTCTGTGGTCATTCGACGGGAGGGGGTGTCGTCTCTCCATCTTGCGGCGACGGGAATGGATGTATCCAAATCGGATATAATCCGGTATAATGTCAGGAATCATATCCGAAGGATCGGAACAAATATGAAAAAAGCGGCATTGATCTTTTCAGTATTGGTTTTTCTGGCCATGACAGGCCTTATCTCATTTGCGAAAGAAGGGAGCGAGGGGGAANNNNNNNNNNNNNNNNNNNNNNNNNNNNNNNNNNNNNNNNNNNNNNNNNNNNNNNNNNNNNNNNNNNNNNNNNNNNNNNNNNNNNNNNNNNNNNNNNNNNTATCCAGGGTCCGTGCAGATGTTGTGAAAGTTGCCTTGTACCCACGATGATATCGTGGTATGCTCAAAACCGCGAAGCGTAAAGCGTCGGGCCCAAGGCGTTCGGCGGAGCATTTATAATTGCTTTTTTCGCTTTACGGCTTCTACGCTTTTCCCGAAAGGAGATTCAAATATGTCTGTGGCCAGCAAACTGGTCCTCACCAAGGGGGTGGGCCAGAACAAGGAGAAGTTGGTGAGTTTCGAGCTCGCCCTGCGCAATGCGAAGATAGCTCCCTATAACATCGTCAAGGTATCGAGCATCTTCCCGCCCCGGTGCGAGATAGTACCGGCAAGACAAGGGCTGAAGGACCTGACGCCCGGTCAAATAGTGCACGCCGTTCTGGCTGAGGCCTCTACCAACGAACATCACCGCCTCATAGCGGCTTCTGTCGGCGTTGCCATCCCGAAGGACCGCGACCGCTTCGGATACCTCTCGGAATGCCACAGTCACGGAGAAGACGACAAGACGGCCGGCGATTACGCCGAAGACATCGCGGCCCAGATGCTGGCAACCATCCTTGGCCTCGAATTTGACGTGAACGAGAGCTACAATAAACGCCTCGACCTGTGGAAGCTGAGCGATGAGATAGTCCATACGCGCAATATCACACAAACGAGCGTGGGCAAAAAAAATGTTTGGACGACGGTGATCGCCGCAGCTATCCTTATACCCTAGAAAAGACGGTTTCAGGTTTCAACTCTTCTTCCGATTCCTGAAACCCGATGTTTTTCGTATTTCAATATGAATATTGTTTCTGACGATCTTTGATCTGCCACGGTGCACCCCTCTCACCGCCAGATCTCTTCATACCAGGCTTTCTCGCCGTGATACTTGAAGGAAACCTTAAGCCTTATCCGGTAGCTTACGGTCTTCCCGTTTTCCAGGGTCACGTCCTGTTTCACCACCTCAGCGATACGGAGGTCCTCGACGCTCTTTGCGGCTCTTTCAACAGCCGATCTGGCCGCGTCTTCCCATGATTTGTCGCTGGTGCCCACAAGCTCGTTTACAACGTATACGCTCTTCGACATAAAACCTCCTGTGGTTGCCCTGAATCCCCGGACATTACATGGTTAATAACACAAATGCCGGCTGTGTCAAGCCAGTAAGAATTCAGGGAACCTAAAACCCTCCCTTCTCACCTCCGGATCTCTATCATGTCAGGTCTTTTCGCTATGATACTTGAAGGAGACGTTAAGTCTTATCCGATAGCTCACGATCTTCCCATTTTCCAGGGTCACATCCTGTTTCACCACCTCAGCGATACGGAGGTCCTCGACGCTCTTTGCGGCCGTTTCTACAGCCAGCCTGGCTGCGTCTTCCCATGATTTGTCGCTGGTGCCCACAAGTTCGTTTACAACGTATACACTCTTCGACATGGCAACCTCCTTTGATGTTCAAGGATCGTTGGATATTATATGGTTGTAATAGCACAAATGCCGGCTGTGTCAAGAAAACAGAAATTCTGGGACGCTGTGCGATAAAAGAGGGACCGGCTCCAATCCGAACTGCGGTTTCGACCTGGGTCCGGGCGAGAAGAAGGAAATGCTCAATCCTTTCTTCACAATGTTGAGTCTTTCACTCGCATTCAATAAGCTTGTCGGTTGTGGGTCCACCAAGGCCGAGCTCATTATCGGTTTAAGGGTGATGACGTGTTCGACCATAGCGTCGTTGACGGTTTCAATGAAAGGATCGCCATGATTTTCGAACCCGCCGGCGGCAAGCAAGCCAACCTGGGGTCGATCATGAGCTTTTCAGGATCAGGACACCATCTTTTCTTTCCCGTCTCTGTGACCCTCGCGTGTTTGAGAAAAGAGCACGGGCGGCGAACGGGCGGCTTTCAGTTGGTGGGTTGGAACTGCTTTGGGAAGAATTGGTGGGCCGTCAAGGATTCGAACCTTGGACCAATTGATTAAGAGTCAACTGCTCTACCGGACTGAGCT
The sequence above is drawn from the Syntrophorhabdaceae bacterium genome and encodes:
- a CDS encoding HIT domain-containing protein — encoded protein: MDRVWAPWRMEYITGTKKPGERKCFLCIEEGQDEESLVIGRLGTAFVIMNRFPYTNGHVMVVPVRHTGLAEDLTDEESLDIMRLVRIMVKVYKEEFNVEGINIGINVGRAAGAGLEEHIHVHMVPRWFGDTNFMAVTGETRVISEHLMTSYERLKRRFLEKVL
- a CDS encoding HNH endonuclease, whose translation is MDRTLLLNTTFEPISVLSWKKAITLVYLGKVEVLKEYDREIRGVSITIRQPAVIRLLTLVRSNHAKVKFSRRNVFLRDNHTCQYCGEKFDAKHLTCDHLVPRSRGGVTEWTNIVTSCISCNLKKGDKLADEVKMHPKKRPSRPNGFYLFMLNLGVKVPPEYWRDYMFMRN
- a CDS encoding arginine decarboxylase, pyruvoyl-dependent yields the protein MSVASKLVLTKGVGQNKEKLVSFELALRNAKIAPYNIVKVSSIFPPRCEIVPARQGLKDLTPGQIVHAVLAEASTNEHHRLIAASVGVAIPKDRDRFGYLSECHSHGEDDKTAGDYAEDIAAQMLATILGLEFDVNESYNKRLDLWKLSDEIVHTRNITQTSVGKKNVWTTVIAAAILIP
- a CDS encoding dodecin family protein, whose translation is MSKSVYVVNELVGTSDKSWEDAARSAVERAAKSVEDLRIAEVVKQDVTLENGKTVSYRIRLKVSFKYHGEKAWYEEIWR
- a CDS encoding dodecin family protein — its product is MSKSVYVVNELVGTSDKSWEDAARLAVETAAKSVEDLRIAEVVKQDVTLENGKIVSYRIRLNVSFKYHSEKT